One Anas platyrhynchos isolate ZD024472 breed Pekin duck chromosome 2, IASCAAS_PekinDuck_T2T, whole genome shotgun sequence DNA segment encodes these proteins:
- the NPVF gene encoding pro-FMRFamide-related neuropeptide VF: MEVISTQKFILLALVTVVLLTSNSMCLDELMKSSLQSREDDDDKYYKIKDNALEEKQRSLNFEEMKDWGSKNIIKMNTPTLNKVPNSVANLPLRFGRNYPEERSIKPIANMPLRFGRAFGGNLPRHAPNLSQRLGRSPLVRSSIQSLLNLPQRFGKSLPVSLSQGVQESEPGI; encoded by the exons ATGGAAGTCATTTCAACCCAGAAGTTTATTCTACTTGCTTTAGTTACAGTGGTCCTTCTAACATCGAATAGTATGTGCCTAGATGAACTGATGAAGTCCagtctgcagagcagagaagatgatgatgataaatATTACAAG attaaagacaatgccttggaagaaaaacagaggagCCTGAATTTTGAAGAAATGAAAGACTGGGGATCaaaaaacatcattaaaatGAACACTCCTACATTAAACAAAGTGCCAAATTCAGTTGCTAATTTACCTCTTAGGTTTGGAAGAAACTATCCAGAAGAAAGAAGCATTAAACCAATTGCTAATATGCCTCTGAGATTTGGAAGAGCTTTTGGAGGGAATCTACCTAGGCATGCTCCAAATTTATCACAGAGGCTTGGGAGATCTCCACTTGTTAGAAGTTCCATTCAATCACTTCTAAATTTGCCACAGAGATTTGGGAAGTCACTGCCTGTCAGTCTGTCTCAAGGTGTCCAGGAATCTGAACCAG gGATATGA